GAGCCGATGAGCAGGGCTGCCAGCAGTTCCTGCGCGGGCACCTCCTGGCCAGGCACGAGCCCCAGGCGCGCCCCGGTGACGGCGGCAACATCGGGCGGCGCCGCCACAGGGGCCTCCCAGCGCAGGGTGCCGTTGGCCGCGGCATCGCAGACCAGCAGGGCGGTCATGCATTTGACCAGGGAGGCCGGGGCGCGGCGCTGGTCGGCATGGTCCTCGAACAGCACCAGATCGCCCTGCGGCGTCCAGGCAAGCGCGGCTGCCGCCGCCCGGGCCGGATCGGTCTGCCAGAGCAGCAGCCAGAGCACGCTGCACAGAAATACGCACCGTCGCATCACTGACGGAGGACTCCGCTACGCCGCCGTGTCGGTCTCGGACAGGGGGTCGGCCGGCACGAACAGGATGGGACAGGGGGAGCGTTTGAGCAGCTCCTCGCCCACACTGCCCACGAAGAGGCGATAGAAGAAGTCGTGGTCGTGGCGGCCACAGATGATGAGGTCTGCCTGCAGGCGATGGGCTTCCTGCAGAATCTTGTCCTCGGGCACGCCCGGGAACACGTGTTCGCTCACCTTCAGGCCCTGGGCAGCCACCTGGGCTTTGAGGGCCGCCAGGGCGCGCTGCTCGTCCTGCATGCGGCAGGCCACGGCGTTGCGTTCATGCTGGGGGCCAGGGGCGTAGCCGATGAAGTCCGGCTCCGGCGTGGTGACATAGAGCAGTTCCAGCTGGGCGTTGAAGGCCCTGGCCTGGGCCATGGCCCAGCCCACCACCTTGGCGGTCACCGGGCTCATGTCCACAGCGGCGATGATGGTCTGCACGTGCGGGGCAGCAATCACTTGGTTTTCTCCTTGAGCTCGTTGATCTGGGTGATGACGCGGGCCAGATACAGCCGGTATTCCCGAGAGTACCGGGCCATGTGGGGCGAGTGTTTGTGGTCTTCTCCCACGGCGGCGATGAATTTTTCCTGCGCAGTGAAGCTATGCAGGACCGTATCCAGGCGCTGGTTCACGTAGCGGTAGACGACGAGATAGTTTTCGTAGTTCCTGAAGTCCGAGTATTTGTAAAAAAAGATGATGTCGATGACCGTTTCCAGCTGCAGTTTTGTTTCGTACAGTTTCTGCTGCAGGAATTCGGAAAGTTCGTGATTGAGCACCTTGCTGTGCTCCATGAGGAACACCGCTTCGGTGAAGGTGTTCATCTCCCTGTAGAGCGTGATGAAATTCTTGAATTCGCGTTCCACGTCCACTTTTTGAAAGCGGGCGCAACCGG
This sequence is a window from Megalodesulfovibrio gigas DSM 1382 = ATCC 19364. Protein-coding genes within it:
- a CDS encoding universal stress protein, translated to MIAAPHVQTIIAAVDMSPVTAKVVGWAMAQARAFNAQLELLYVTTPEPDFIGYAPGPQHERNAVACRMQDEQRALAALKAQVAAQGLKVSEHVFPGVPEDKILQEAHRLQADLIICGRHDHDFFYRLFVGSVGEELLKRSPCPILFVPADPLSETDTAA